DNA sequence from the Streptomyces sp. MST-110588 genome:
CCGGGACAGTGCCTCGGCCACCACGCGGCTGCCCACGTTCCCGGCCGCTCCGAAGACCACGATGCGCATGCTGTCGCTCCTCTTCACTGATGTCGCTGATGTTTGCGCTGATGCCGCTGATGCTGGCGCCGGGGCCGCTGATGCTGGCGCCGGTGCTGCTGATTTCGCTGATGCCGCTGATGTCACTGCCGACTACCGGAACGGGGTGGCTTCAGAGGCCGGTGAGCTGGACGGTTCTGTGGCGGGCGGAGACGTCGCGATGGGCGGCGGGGGAACAGATCCTCCTGCCTCGGCTGCCGCGGTACGGCGCGACGTCCGGACGGTACGGCGCGACGTCTGGGCCGCGACGAGGGAGGCCAGGACGACGAGGCCGCCCAGGGCCTGGACCGGGCCGAGTCCCTGACCGAGCACCAGCCAGCCGAGCGCGGTGGCGACCAGGGGACTGAGCAGCCCGAGGAAGGCGACGTGGGTGGGCGACAGGGCCCGGATCCCCCGGAACCACAGCGTGTAGGCGAGGGCGGAGCCGATGACCGCGAGGTAGGCGTAGCCGGCCAGGTTGGCGGCGGTCGGTGCCGCGGGCGGCAGCCCCTCCACGAGGAGGGCGACCGGGAGCAGCAGCAGTCCGCCGGCGACGAGTTGCCAGCCGGTGGTCGCCAGGAGCGGCGCCGTGGAGGACCACCGCTTGCTCAGGACGACCCCGGTGGCCATGACGGCCGCGCCGCCCGCCGCGGCGGCCACGCCCATTCCGTCCAGGCGGGCGTCGGCACGCAGGACGAGCAGGCTGACCCCGGCCACGCCCGTGACGGCAGCGATGGCGGTGCGCGGGGTCAGCCGCTCGCCGAGGAATCCGGAGGCCAGCACGGCGACCAGCAGGGGCTGGATCGCGCCAACGGTCGCGGCGACCCCGCCCGGGAGCCGGTAGGCGGCGATGAACAGCAGGGCGAAGAACGCCCCGATGTTCAGGGCGCCGAGCACCAGCGCCCGCCACCACCAGATGCCGCGCGGCAGGCACCGGGTGACGAGGACGAGTACGAGGCCCGCCGGGAGGGCGCGTACGACCGCGGCCAGCAGAGGGCGGCCCGGCGGCAGCAGTTCGGTGGTGACGAGGTAGGTGGTTCCCCAGATCGCGGGCGCCAGCGCGGACAGCGCGAGGATCCCTGCGCGGCGGCCCGGCACATGCGAGTTGCCCGGTTCTGAAACGTTTGCACTGCTCCGATTGCTTAGCACTAAGCCAATGTACCTCACTCCTAAGACAATTACCTCACCTCTAAGGCAACTACCTCAGCACTAAGCCGTCGACTAGGCTGAGGCGATGAGCATGACCGATCACGTGGACCGCGTACTGGAGCAGTGGGCCGCTCAGCGCCCCGACCTGGACGTGTCACCGATGGCGGTGTTCGGGCGCCTGAAGCGGGCCTCGCGGCTGGTCGACGCCGAACTGCGCCGCGTCTTCGCCGCCCACGACCTCGACGCCGCGTCCTTCGACGTACTCGCCACCCTGCGCCGCAGCGGCCCCCCGTACCGCCTGACCCCCGCCGCGCTGATGCGGGCCGCGATGGTCACCTCCGGCGCCATCACCCAGCGCCTGGACCGCCTGGAGGCACGCGGCCTGGTGGCCCGCGCCTCCAGCGCGTCGGACGGCCGCAGCGTGCACGTACTGCTCACGGACCAGGGCCGTACGGTCATCGACCAGGCTCTGCCCGACCACGTCGAGAATGAACACCGCCTGCTGGCCGCCCTCTCGGAGACCGAACGCGAGGCGCTGGCCCACTCGCTCCGCCGCCTCCTGGAGTCCCTCGGGGACACGACCGCGCGCTGATGGTGGTGGCGGGATCCGCATGGGGGCGGCGAGCGGGACGACGGACGGGCCGGCGGACGAGCGGGCCGGCGGACGAGCGCGGATTCTCCGCTGCCCCTCCCTCCCTACCGCTCGCCCTCCACGGCGTCCTCCCCGTTCCCGTTCCCGTTCCCGTTCCTCAGCTCCGCCTCGCGCAGCAGAACCGCTTCCCGGTAGGCCGTGATGACCGGCTGGTGGCGCTCTCGGATTTCCCCGCGCGTCCGCTTCCCTTGCTTGATCCAGTACGGGCCGAGGAACAGGCAGCCCGCCACGACGGCGTGCGCCAGCGCGTACGCCATCCAGTCATCCCCCGTGAAGCCGCCCGGGAGTTCGTGGTTGATCCAGGCAGCGCCGACGGCGACCGTGGCGAATGCGCCGACGAGAAAAGCGAAAAACGTGCCCACGACGAGTCGGTCTCTTTTGGCGCGCAATTTCCGTATGCCGCTTTCCGCCGCCTTCAGGGTCGCCTCGTCCAGCGGGTCGAAGCCGTCCTGTTCGCGGTACCAGTCCGCCACCCGGGCCGCCGCGGCGCTCCGCCGCAATTCTTCCGGGTCCGGGCCTCCCCGGACGTCCACGTCCATCACCGATCCAGGCTGGGTGCCCTCCCGGTAGAAAAGCCATGGCCCGCCCGTTCCGTGCGTCTGCCGGGCGAACCCCAGCTCCTGTGCGAGCTGGTCGGCTTCGGCCGTGGTGATGGCGGGGTATTCGCCCGGAGCGACGCGCACATGTCCACGGAGATTCGGTACCCCCGTCCGCAGCGTACGGCTGAACTCTTCCACTTGTTCGGCCCGCGGAATCTTCGCCCGTTGCCGCCGGGTATCCCATACGGTGTAGAGAGCGAATGCGGCGTACAGACCGGCGATGAGCCATACCCACCACGGAAAGCCCCACCCGACGTCAGCGCCTGATGGAGCTGCCACAGTGCACAATACGTCTTCCCCCGGTCGGCAGTGGACGGTCTGCGGTTGATGGACAGGGCTCTGTCCCATCGCCGACCAGGCTTCCCGGCACACCGTCGCCAAACATACACATCGGCTCGTCAGCCTCGTCAACAAGGCATTCCCCCACCCGCCATCGTGCGTACGGCGGTCAGGAATGTGCCTACGAAGGCCGAGGGTGTACGCGATACCCCGATTCCGCCGATGCGACGGGTCCGCCGTATGGTCTGAGCGTGGCAACTCCGGGATGGGTACCGCCGACCGAAACCGAACGGCGGCTGTGTGAAGCGACGGCTCGTGGCGACTGGGAAGGGCAGATCGCGGCGATCGCCGGTGAGGACCTCTACCTGGCGGCACCCCAGCCGGGCCAGGATCCGCTACCCGTGTACGACGACCCCGTCGCGGGCGGCAGGTGCATCCCGGTCCTCACGCGCGGCATGCTGCCGCCCTGGCATCCGCAGCAGTTCTTCGACCGCGTCTCGGTCGAAGAACTGGCGCAGGACTGGCCCAACAACAAGTGGAAGCTGGCGATCAATCCGGGTACGCCCTGTGGCGCGTACCTGCCCGCCTCCGACGCGCACCGCGCCATGTGGCTGCGGGCCCGCGCACAGGGCGGCGTACGGCCCGGCGGGCTGCTGACCACGCACTTCGGCGGTCCGCTGCACGGCCCGCTCGCGCACGGGCTGGCGTGCGGCGCACCGATCGCCGTGCACCACAGCGTGCCGTGGAACGAACTGGGCACCGTTTTCGTCGACCATGCCGCGGACGCCCAACTGCTGTACGAACAGTGGTCGGTCGTGGATCCCGCGTCCTGGCGGCAGCGGCTGGAGCAGTTGCTGAACGGGCAGTACGTACCGGCCGAGACCGAAGCGGCGCTGCGCGCCCGCGCCGCGAACGGCCCGGCGGCGGAGGCCGGGACGGAGGAGGCCGAGGAGTCCGCGGGGGCCGCGGGGGTCGCGGGGGCCGCGGAAACGGCTGGGGCTGAGGAAGGGGGCACGGCGCCGGAGGACGCGGAGAAGGACTCCAGTGGTACCGCGGGTGCCGGTGCTGCCGCGGATGCCATCGCAAGTCCCGCCGACTCCTCCGGCTCTGCTGGTTCCACCGACTCCTCCGGTCGCCCCGGACTTCCCGCGCTCGTCGGCACGTACGAGGACCGCTTCCGTACGGACGGAGTGCTGCCCGCCGAGGGCCGGGTGGTCTCCATCGTCGCGCTCGACCTCGTGCACGCCGTGAACCTCGTCCGCTGGGGCCTGGGCGCCCGTTTCTGCGCTCCCCCGGAGGCCGAAGAAGCGGTGCTGCGCGCGGGGGCGCAGGCCAGGGAGGTCTACTCCTCCTGGGAGGAGTTCTCCGCCGGCTACGTACTGGGGCGCATGCTCGCCTTCGACAACGGCTGGTTCGGTTCGCACTACGCCGAGGCGCTGCACATCCACCGCGTGCTCACCCAGGACCCGTCCTCGCCCTGGAAGGGCCTCCCCTTCAACGCCTGACCGCCTGACCGCCTGACCGCCTGACCGTCTGATCGCCTGACCGCCTGACACGGGCACCCATACCGACGCAGGCACCAACACCAGCACCGGCATGCCGTCCGTCCTCGGCCTCCTCCTGGGTGTAGGGCAGTGCCATGGAGACAACGATCTGCCTGTTCACCTCCGACCTGCGGCTGCGCGATCAGCCGGTGCTGCACGCCGCCGTACGGTCCGGTGCCCGGGTCGTACCGCTGTTCGTCGTGGATTGCGGGATCGCGGACGCCGGGTTCGCGGCCCCCAACCGGGCGGCGTTCCTGGCCGAAGCGCTGGCCGATCTCGATGCCGGACTGCGTGCCCGGGGTGGCCGACTGGTGGTCCGTACGGGTGAGAGCACCGCCGTGACCTGCGAGGTCGCCGCCGAGGCCGGGGCGGCGCGGGTGCACATCGCGGCGGGCGTGAGCGGTTACGCGCTGCGCAGGGAACGCCGACTGCGCCAAGCCCTGGGACGTGCGGGGCGCGAACTGGTGGTGCACGACGCCGTGATCACGGTGGTGCCGCCGGGCGAGGTGGTGCCATCGGGCCGCGGCCGGGACCACTTCGCGGTGTTCACTCCGTACTTCCGGCAGTGGCAGCGCGCCGGACTGCGGACCGTGCTGCCCGCGCCGCGCGCCGTACGGGTACCGGAGGAGATCGCCTCCGAGCCGCTGCCGACGGCGCAGGCGTTCGCCCCTGGCGGGCGGCCGTCCCCGGGCATCCCACGGGGTGGCGAGGGGGCGGGGCGCCGGCGCCTCAGCGCCTGGATGCGCTCCGGGGTGGCCGGGTACGAGGAGCAGCAGGACGACCTGTCGGGCGACGCCACCTCGCGGCTCTCCCCGTACCTGCATTTCGGCTGTCTGTCCCCCGTCGAGGTGGTCCGTCTGGCGGGGGACCGGGAGGACGCGGGGGCCGAGGCGTTCGTACGGCAGCTCGCCTGGCGGGACTTCCACCACCAGGTGCTGGCCGCCCGCCCGGACGCGGCACACACCGACTACCGGACGCGGCACGACCGGTGGCGGCAGGACGCGGCGGAAGCCGCTTCGGAGGCCGCCGCAGAGGGCGATCCGGAGGCCACGGCAGGTGTCGCGCGGGAGATCGCGGCATGGAAGGAGGGCCGGACCGGCTATCCGGTGGTGGACGCGGCGATGCGGCAGCTCCTGTACGAGGGGTGGATGCACAACCGGGCCCGGATGCTGGTGGCGAGTTTCCTGACCAAGACGCTGTACGTGGACTGGCGGGTGGGCGCGCGGCACTTCCTGGACCTGCTGGTGGACGGCGACCTGGCGAACAACCAGCTCAACTGGCAGTGGATGGCGGGCACCGGCACCGACTCCCGCCCCCACCGCGTCCTCAACCCGCTGATCCAGGCCAAACGTTTTGACCCGTACGGAGAGTACGTACGCCGCTGGGTGCCGGAGCTGGCCGGAGCCAGGGAGCTGCTGCCGGGCGCGGCGGTGCACCAGCCGTGGAAACTGCCCGACGCGGCCCGCGCGAGGCTGGACTATCCCGAGCCCGTCGTCGACCTGGCCACGGGACTGGCACGGTTCCGGCATGCCAGGGGGCTGGACCGGGCGTAGGCGGCGGAGGACCGATCCGTACGCCTGCCGTCCGGCCCGCCCGGCGCATCCGTACGCCCGGCGCATCCGTACGGTGGCGGTACGCCCCATACGGTGGCCGGTCGCCCCGTACGACGGGGAGCGGCGTCGGCCGCTGAACGCCAGCCAACGAGCGTATGGCCGCGTCATACGACACATACGACATGAGAACGCCGGTCACCGACGCGCCCCCACCAGCTCCCCACGTCCCGTATCGCCGTCGTTCCAACTCACCACCCGGCCTCATCTCGACCGGGAACGACACACTGAGGACGACACGCGCACGGCACATGGACGCCACGTGGACGGATGACCGGCCGGCTGCTGTTCGTCCGGGTCCGGACAGCACCCGGCAGCAGGGCCGGCCGCGTTCCGGACCTGACGCGAATCCGTTTCCGGCCGGGGTTCCGTGTCACTCGTGACGTAGCACGGTGGAGGCATGGCACCAAAGAGGAACAACCCGGAACGACCAGGAGACAACGACCAGGAGACGAGGAGCTGGACCGTATGACGACCAACGCGGATGTGACCACGGCAGGCGAGCCCCGGGCGACTTCCGGACAGCCCGCTGAAATGTCCACCGGCACGGCCACGGGCGCGAGGACGAGTACGGGCGTGGCCACCGGTGGCACCCCGCGCACGGATGCGGGTACGACGGTCGCGAAGAGTGGGAGGACGACGGTGGACGCCGGCTCGCCGGGCCACGGCACGCCCGCCGCGCTCCGCGGACGGACCACCATCGCCGATGGGGTGGTCGAGAAGATCGCGGGCATGGCGGCCCGCGAGGTACCGGGCGTGTACGCCTTGGGCGGCGGACTGGCCCGTCGGCTGGGGGCGGTACGCGGTCGGGTCCCGGGCGGCGGCCGGTCCGCGGCCGGCCTCGGCGTCAAGGTCGAGGTCGGCGAGCGGCAGACCGCGGTGGATCTGGACATCGTCGTGGAGTACGGCGTGCCCATCACCGAGGTCGCGGGCGACATCCGGGAGAGCGTGATCTCCGCGGTGGAGCGGATGACGGGCCTTGAGGTGGTCGAGGTGAACGTCGCGGTCGTCGATGTACGGCTGCCCGGCGACGAGACGGAGGCCGACGACGAGGGCGACGGCTCCCAGTCCCGCGTCCGGTGACGACCCGGCGGCGGACGCTGACTCGGCACCCGGTGAGGATTCCGGCGGCGGGCGGTGACTTGCCGACGGGTGAGAATTCCGGCGGCCGGCGCTGACTCGCCGACGGGTGAGGATCCGGTGTCCGGGTGACGCCCGTCCGCCGGGTGATCATCCTCCGTATGGTGACCAGCCGACGCGCGGTGACGGCACGACGTAGGGGGATGGTGCGACGTACGGTCTCGGCGCGGCATACGGTGACGGCGCGACGTACGGTGTCGGCTCGGCGCACAGCGACGACCGCCACCCGCCGGAAACGGCCCGCGGGCGGACGAGGGATTGCCGTACCGCCTACGGGGCAAATCGAACGTGACCGCTCCCCCAACTGGGGGTTACCCGAAGGCGCGTAACCGGAACCCTGGCTCAGCACGTAGATCGACGAAGCGGACCGGCCACCACCACGACGCACCGGGCCACCTACTGGGCAAATCGAACGCGCCCATCCCCCAGCCGGGGGTTACCCGAAAGCGGGTGGCCAGAACCCCGGCTCAGAACACGAACGGCCGCCGCGAACGGCCCTCGCGAACGGAGGCCGCTCAGCCACCACTACAAGGCGGCCGACCACACCTACTGGGCAAATCGAACGCGGGTCTCCCCCCAACAAGGGGTTACCCGAAGGGAGGCGGCCAGAACCCTGGTCCGGGACTTGGCCCTTGTCCACGGCGCGGCGCGGTTCGGGTACGCGGCGCGGCGCGGGTGCGGTACTGGGCTTGGCGCTGGGCTCGGCCCAGATTCGAGGCTCGCCCTTGGTGCGAGCTCGGCCCAGGTGGGCGGAGCTGACGCAGCGGGGACGAGGCGCAGGCCCAGGCGCGAGGCACAGGCCCAGCGGGTACGGGTCGGGGGCGGGCCGGCGTGGCTGCGTGGGGTAGCCGCCTACGGGGCAAATCGAACGCGGGTGTTCCCCCAGGTAGGGGTTACCCGGAGGGGGGTGGCCGGAATCCTGGTTCGGGGCGCGGCCTCATGGCGGGGCGGCATGTTCGTGGCGGGGGGCGGCATGTTCGTAGCGGGGGCGGCGTGTTCGTAGCAGGGGGACATGTCCCTAGCGAGGGGGCGGCATCTTCGTGGCAGAGGGGCGGCATGTTCGTGGCGGGGGTGGGCATGTCCGCGGCGGGGCCGGTGATCCGTACTGCGTGGGGACCGGCCCGGCGGTCGCGGAGAGGGCCGAGGGCATGGCCATGGTCCCGGGCCGGGGTCCGGACCAGGCACGATGGTCTCCTGACAGCGGAATGGAAGCACGGAGAGGACGGGACACCAGATGGGCGGGGACGGTGTGCGCCGCGGGCTGGAACGGGTGCCTGGGAGAACGGCGTCGGGAGGAGCGGGGAAGTGGGAACGTACGGGGGTGAGGGCGCATGTACGGTCATTGGCCTCTGCTGTCGTGCCGACGCCGTGTGTCCGGTCCGGGATGGGCCAGGTGGGCCATGAGTGCTGATGCCACCCCTATGGGTCCTATGGGTGCGGCGGCCGGTGCCTCCGCCGTTCCGTCCACCGCACCTTCCGCCGATTCGGACAGCACGCCGGACACCGCGTCGAAGACCGGATCGGGCAGCGCGCCGCAGAGCGTGCCTGAGACCGGCTCGGGCGAGGCGTCGGACGGTGCTTCCGTCTCCACCACTGCGGACGCCGCCCGCCCGTGTGGGCCGAAGTCCCTGCCCAGTCTGGCCGAGTGCCGCCTCGCGGCCCGCCGTACGCCCGTCTCCGTATGGAATGACGACGTGTCGGACTGGGCGGCCAGTCTGACCTACTACTCGGTGCTGGCCCTGCTGCCCTCGGTGATCGTCACCGTCTCGCTGGTCAGCCTGACGGACCCGGCGTCGACCGAGGACCTCATCAACCACCTCAGCTCTCTGGCACCGGCCGGGTCCGGCGCCACGGTCCGCCGCGCCCTGGTGGGCATGGCGCACCAGCGCACCGCCGCCTGGATGCTCGTCGGTGGCGCCACCGTCAGCGCGCTGTGGTCCTCGTGCAGTTACCTGGCGGTGTTCCGGCGGGCCCTGCACGCCATGCACCGGGTCAAGGACGACCGGCCGCCGTGGCACAAGGCGCCTCGTATCCTCGCCACGGCGCTGTTGCTTCTGGCGCTGCTCATCAGCAGCGCGGTGGCCCTGGTGGTCAGCGGCCCGGTCGCGCGCACACTCAGCAGGGTGCTGGACCTCGGCGCGGCGGGCGAGGCGATGTGGGGTCTGTTGAAGTGGCCGCTGCTGTTGCTCCTGGGGACCGTGCTGGCGATGGTGCTGTTCCGTTCGGGACCGCCCTGCTCGCGCGGGGTACGGCGGGCGGCGCCCGGTGGGGTGCTCGCGGTGCTGCTGTGGCTGGTGTCCTCGGCGGGCTTCGCGGTGTACGTCTCCTATGTCGGTACGTTCAACCGGCTGTACGGTTCCCTCGCCGGGCCCGTCGTCTTCCTGGTGTGGCTGTGGTTCTCCCACCTGTCGCTGCTGAGCGGCGCGCAGTTCAACGTCGAGCTGATACGGGCCCGTACGGGCCAGGTGCCGGCTCCTCGCCGAACCTCCTGAATCACCCGTATTTCCTGAACCATCTGCACCGCTGGAACCACCGGTCGGGCTGGTCCGTCAGCGTGCCCCGTGGCCGGCCGAGACGGCTTCGATCCTGCGCGCCAGTTCGAAGTCGCGCTCGGTGATCCTGTCGCCCGCGCTGTGTGTGCTCAGGGACACGGTGAGCGTGTTGTACCCCAGCCGCAGATCGGAGTGGTGGTTCAGCTCCTCCTGCAACTGGGCGACGTGGACGACCATCGCGGCGGCCGGTACGTGCTTGTCGAAGCCGTACGTACGCGTCAGCCGGCCGTCGCCCACCGACCAGCCGGGCAGTTCCGCGAGGCGGTCCTCGATCTCCTTGTCCGTGAGGGGATCCATCTGATCGTTCATCTCGCTCCGCCTGTCTCTCGGTCCCGTCCGGCGCTCGTGCCCGTGGTCTTGCGTTCATCGCGTTCACGTTCGTGGTCTTGATTGCAGCAGCTCCAGCCTGGCACGCCGAGGACGCTTTCGCGCCAATGTACGCACGGTCCCGCCGTGGCCTTCCGTGGTGATTGAGGCACTTCTAAGCTCCTGCGCCTGACGTGGCCGTTACCGACGACGGCGGTAGTAGGCGGTGGAGCAGCGATGGACGCAGCCAGGCGAAACGCGGACGGCGGGGACCGTAGGGGTCCTACGGATGGCGGAGATCCCACGGGTCGCACGGATCGCACGGATCGCGCGGGTGGCACGGGTCGTACCGGGCGTACGGATCGCGCTGGCGGAACGGGCAGTGGCGCGGGCGCCGCCGGGTCGCGCAGGAGCTTTCTCGGTGGCGCGGCGGCGCTCGGCGGTGCCCTTGCCCTCGGTGCCACCGCCCCCGGTACCGCCTCCGCCTCCGCGACCGGTCGCTCCACCGCCGCCGCGGCCGTTCCCGGTCCCGCCGCGCGCCGTACGGCCCGCCGTACCGGGCAGAACGCACGGAACGGACAGACCGTGGCCGTCCTCGGCGGAGGTGTGGCCGGGCTGACCGCCGCGCACGAACTGGCCGAACGCGGCTTCCAGGTCACCGTCTACGAGCGCAAACCCGACGGACTCGGCGGCAAGGCCCGCAGCATGGACGTCCCCGGCAGCGCGCGGGGTGGCCGCAAGCCGCTGCCCGGCGAGCACGGCTTCCGCTTCATCCCGGGCATCTACCACAACCTCCCGGACACCCTGCGCCGCATCCCCTTCCCCGGGAACGCGCACGGCTGCCACGACAACCTGGTCGCCTCGACCGAGGTGATGCTGGCCCGTACCGGAGGCCGGGAGGACATCCGTATCCCCTTCTCCTCGCTCGGCACTCCCCCGCCGGTGCTGACGCCCGACGCGTTCCTGCGCATGCTGACGGGGCTGCTGGAGACCTTCACCAACCTGCCCGCCCATGAGATCGCCTACTTCGCCAACCGCCTCCTGGTCTTCTTCACCAGTTGTGAGCGGCGCCGGCTGGAGGTGTGGGAGCGCACGCCGTGGTGGAGCTTTCTGCGGGCGGCGTCGATGTCCGCCAACTACCAGCGGCTGCTGGCCATCGGGCTGACCCGTAACATCGTCGCCACCAAGGCGGAGATCGCCTCCACCAAAACCGTCGCGACCTGCGCCGAGGCGTTCATCTTCAACGTTCTGGGGCGGGGTGCGGACGGTGAGCCGGACCGCGTACTGAATCTGCCCACCAACGAGGCGTGGATCACCCCGTGGGTGAACCACCTGCGGTCGCTGGGCGTCGAGTTCCGGGTGGGCTGGACCGTACGGGATCTGACGCTCGCGGGCGGACGGATCACCGAGGCCGTCGTCGACGATCCGCGGGGCGCGCGGCGGTCCGTCCAGGCCGACCACTTCGTCCAGGCGATGCCGGTCGAGCACGCCCGGCGTACGTGGAACGCGTCCGTACGGGCCGCCGACCCGCAACTGGCGCGCTGCGACAAACTGGAGACGGACTGGATGACCGGCATCCAGTTCTATCTGACCGAACCGACGCCCATCATCCACGGGCACGTCAACCACATCGACTCGCCCTGGTCGCTGACGGCGGTCGGGCAGGCGCAGTACTGGAAGAACCGTGACTTCCGCGCGGACTACGGGGACGGGGTGGCGGCGGACTGCCTGTCCGTGGACATCTCCGAGTGGGACAGACCGGGCATCCTGTACGGCCGGACGGCCAAGCAGTGCACCCGCGAAGAGGTGGCGCGCGAGGTGTGGGCGCAGATGAAGGCCGGACTGAACGACACGGGGAAGACGGTCCTGCGGGACTCCACGCTCCACTCGTGGTTCCTGGACCCGGCGGTGGACGGCCTGGGGACGCCCCGGCCCACCAACGACGAGCAGTTGCTGATCCACCCGACGGGCACCTGGTTCAACCGGCCCTCCCCCAGGACCGCGATCCCCAATCTCTTCCTCGCCGGGGACTACGTCGCCGTGGACATCGACCTGGCGACGATGGAGGGCGCCAACGCCTCGGCGCGGCAGGCGGTGAACGCGCTGCTGGACGCGGCCGGGTCCGGCGCCGGCCGGTGCGAGGTCAAGCGGCTCTACCGGGCGCCGGAGTTCGAGGCGCTGAAGAAGCACGACGAGACACGTCTGCGGTGGGGGCTGCCGAACGCTTTCGATCTGGGGTGATGAGCCTGTACGTGGCCCCCGTACGTGGCCCTTGTACGTAGTTCCTGTCCGTAGTTCCTGTCCGTAGTTCCTGGGCGTCGCTTCTCTGTGTGCTGGTGTTACGACCGGCATCGGTTACCGTCACCGCATGACAACTGTTGCGGTCTCCCCGCAGATCACGGGCGTGGGCGCGTTGTTGCGCGAGTGGCGGGACCGGCGCCGGATCAGTCAGTTGGAGCTGGCGATCCGCGCCGACTCCTCCGCGCGGCACATCAGCTTCATAGAGACGGGCCGCTCGCGGCCCAGCCAGGAGATGGTGCTGCGGCTCGCCGAGCACCTCGACGTCCCCGTACGGGAGCGCAACGCGCTGCTCGTGGCGGCCGGTTACGCGCCGCGGTTCCCGGAGACGTCGATGGACGCCCCCTCCATGAAGGCGCTGCGCTCGTGCATGGACCGGCTGCTGACGGGGTACGAGCCGTTCCCGGCGCTGGTGCTGGACGGGATGTACAACGTACAGGCGGCCAACCGGGGCATCATGATGCTGATGGAGGGCGTCGACGAGGAGCTGCTGCGCCCGCCGTTGAACGCCATGCGCATCACCCTCCATCCGGGCGGTCTGGCCCCGCGCATCCGTAACTTCCTGGAGTGGCGCCAGGATCTGTTCACGCAGATGAACCGGCAGTTGGCGGTGGTGCGCTCGGCACCGCTGCGCGCGCTGTACGAGGAGGTGAGCGGCTATCCGCTGCCGAAGGGAGGGCGGGAGGTGTCGGCCGTGGCCGGGAACCGCGCGTCGTTCGCACTGCCGATGATCATCGAGCACGGCGGACGGGTGCTGTCCTTCATCTCCACGATCGCCACCTTCAACACCCCTATGGACGTCACGGTCTCCGAGCTGGCGCTGGAGACCTTTCTGCCTGCCGACCCGGAGACCGCCGAGTATCTGAAAACAGCGCTCGGTTGAGTACGGTGCTCGGCCAAGTACCGTGCTCGGCTGAGTACGGCGCTGTCTCAGGCGTCGGGGCCGGGGCGGCAGGCGGCCAGGCGATCTGCTCCCGTGGTGCTCTCAGGCGGCGGGTACGCGGTCCAGGAAGCCGTGGACGGAGGCGATCCGGCCGTCCGCGGCGAGGGTGATGACGTCGGAGCCGGCGACCGGTGCCGAGCCGTCGGCGGGGGAGACCAGCTCCCAGCCGAAGCGGGCGATGTGGTGGTGCCCGTCCACGGCGCCGAGCTGCCGGAAGCGGAACCCGGGGAACTGCTCGTGCACCGCGCCGATGACGGCGGCGAGCTGGTCGTGGCCCGCGACGTCGGCCAGCGGGTCGGTGTAGCTGCCGTCCTCGGTGAAGGCGGCGGCCACGGCCTTGGCCCGGTCGGCCGGGTCGGTGGCGTTCCACGCCTCCAGGTAGCGGGTCACGGCGGCCTCGTACTCCTGCGGCTGGAACTGGGCAGCGGCCTGGGTCTGGGTCTGGGTCTGGGGCTGCGTCATGTCGGGTCTGCTCCATATACGGGTCGGTACGGCGGCGTCGGATGTCGCGCCGATCGATGGGACGGTCCGCGGGCCGGAGTGCGCCGGCCCGTGAACCGATGCCTCTACCCTGCCGGGAGCCGCGGGAGGGGTCGATTACGTCCGGGGTAATGGAGGCGGCGCGGGAGCGGGAACGGTGGGGTGGTGGTACCACCGCCGGGTCCGGGTACGCGCGTGACCATGGCGGACATTTTGGTGGGCACCTGCTCGTGGACCGATCCGGCGCTGGTGGCTTCCGGCTGGTATCCGGCGGACTGCCGGGACCCGGCGGGGCGGCTGCGGTACTACG
Encoded proteins:
- a CDS encoding FAD-dependent oxidoreductase, whose amino-acid sequence is MAVLGGGVAGLTAAHELAERGFQVTVYERKPDGLGGKARSMDVPGSARGGRKPLPGEHGFRFIPGIYHNLPDTLRRIPFPGNAHGCHDNLVASTEVMLARTGGREDIRIPFSSLGTPPPVLTPDAFLRMLTGLLETFTNLPAHEIAYFANRLLVFFTSCERRRLEVWERTPWWSFLRAASMSANYQRLLAIGLTRNIVATKAEIASTKTVATCAEAFIFNVLGRGADGEPDRVLNLPTNEAWITPWVNHLRSLGVEFRVGWTVRDLTLAGGRITEAVVDDPRGARRSVQADHFVQAMPVEHARRTWNASVRAADPQLARCDKLETDWMTGIQFYLTEPTPIIHGHVNHIDSPWSLTAVGQAQYWKNRDFRADYGDGVAADCLSVDISEWDRPGILYGRTAKQCTREEVAREVWAQMKAGLNDTGKTVLRDSTLHSWFLDPAVDGLGTPRPTNDEQLLIHPTGTWFNRPSPRTAIPNLFLAGDYVAVDIDLATMEGANASARQAVNALLDAAGSGAGRCEVKRLYRAPEFEALKKHDETRLRWGLPNAFDLG
- a CDS encoding helix-turn-helix transcriptional regulator; protein product: MTTVAVSPQITGVGALLREWRDRRRISQLELAIRADSSARHISFIETGRSRPSQEMVLRLAEHLDVPVRERNALLVAAGYAPRFPETSMDAPSMKALRSCMDRLLTGYEPFPALVLDGMYNVQAANRGIMMLMEGVDEELLRPPLNAMRITLHPGGLAPRIRNFLEWRQDLFTQMNRQLAVVRSAPLRALYEEVSGYPLPKGGREVSAVAGNRASFALPMIIEHGGRVLSFISTIATFNTPMDVTVSELALETFLPADPETAEYLKTALG
- a CDS encoding YhjD/YihY/BrkB family envelope integrity protein gives rise to the protein MSADATPMGPMGAAAGASAVPSTAPSADSDSTPDTASKTGSGSAPQSVPETGSGEASDGASVSTTADAARPCGPKSLPSLAECRLAARRTPVSVWNDDVSDWAASLTYYSVLALLPSVIVTVSLVSLTDPASTEDLINHLSSLAPAGSGATVRRALVGMAHQRTAAWMLVGGATVSALWSSCSYLAVFRRALHAMHRVKDDRPPWHKAPRILATALLLLALLISSAVALVVSGPVARTLSRVLDLGAAGEAMWGLLKWPLLLLLGTVLAMVLFRSGPPCSRGVRRAAPGGVLAVLLWLVSSAGFAVYVSYVGTFNRLYGSLAGPVVFLVWLWFSHLSLLSGAQFNVELIRARTGQVPAPRRTS
- a CDS encoding 4a-hydroxytetrahydrobiopterin dehydratase, translating into MNDQMDPLTDKEIEDRLAELPGWSVGDGRLTRTYGFDKHVPAAAMVVHVAQLQEELNHHSDLRLGYNTLTVSLSTHSAGDRITERDFELARRIEAVSAGHGAR
- a CDS encoding nuclear transport factor 2 family protein; translated protein: MTQPQTQTQTQAAAQFQPQEYEAAVTRYLEAWNATDPADRAKAVAAAFTEDGSYTDPLADVAGHDQLAAVIGAVHEQFPGFRFRQLGAVDGHHHIARFGWELVSPADGSAPVAGSDVITLAADGRIASVHGFLDRVPAA